The following are encoded in a window of Pongo abelii isolate AG06213 chromosome 14, NHGRI_mPonAbe1-v2.0_pri, whole genome shotgun sequence genomic DNA:
- the GJA3 gene encoding gap junction alpha-3 protein, whose amino-acid sequence MGDWSFLGRLLENAQEHSTVIGKVWLTVLFIFRILVLGAAAEDVWGDEQSDFTCNTQQPGCENVCYDRAFPISHIRFWALQIIFVSTPTLIYLGHVLHIVRMEEKKKEREEEEQLKRDSPSPKEPPQDNPSSRDDRGRVRMAGALLRTYVFNIIFKTLFEVGFIAGQYFLYGFELKPLYRCDRWPCPNTVDCFISRPTEKTIFIIFMLAVACASLLLNMLEIYHLGWKKLKQGVTSRLGPEASEAPLGTADPPPLPPSSRPPAVAIGFPPYYAHTAAPLGQARAVGYLGAPPPAADFKMLALTEARGKGQSAKLYNGHHHLLMTEQNWANQAAEQQPPALKAYPAASTPAAPSPVGSSSPPLAHEAEAGAAPLLLDGSGSSLEGSALAGTPEEEEQAVTTAAQMHQPPSLLGDPGRASKASRASSGRARPEDLAI is encoded by the coding sequence ATGGGCGACTGGAGCTTTCTGGGACGACTCTTAGAAAATGCACAGGAGCACTCCACGGTCATCGGCAAGGTTTGGCTGACCGTGCTGTTCATCTTCCGCATCTTGGTGCTGGGGGCCGCGGCGGAGGATGTGTGGGGCGATGAGCAGTCAGACTTCACCTGCAACACCCAGCAGCCGGGCTGCGAGAACGTCTGCTACGACAGGGCCTTCCCCATCTCCCACATCCGCTTCTGGGCGCTGCAGATCATCTTCGTGTCCACGCCCACCCTCATCTACCTGGGCCACGTGCTGCACATCGTGCGcatggaagagaagaagaaagagagggaggaggaggagcagctgAAGAGAGACAGCCCCAGCCCCAAGGAGCCGCCGCAGGACAATCCCTCGTCGCGGGACGACCGCGGCAGGGTGCGCATGGCCGGGGCGCTGCTGCGGACCTACGTCTTCAACATCATCTTCAAGACGCTGTTCGAGGTGGGCTTCATCGCCGGCCAGTACTTTCTGTACGGCTTCGAGCTGAAGCCGCTCTACCGCTGCGACCGCTGGCCCTGCCCCAACACGGTGGACTGCTTCATCTCCAGGCCCACGGAGAAGaccatcttcatcatcttcatgCTGGCGGTGGCCTGCGCGTCCCTGCTGCTCAACATGCTGGAGATCTACCACCTGGGCTGGAAGAAGCTCAAGCAGGGCGTGACTAGCCGCCTCGGCCCGGAAGCCTCCGAGGCCCCGCTGGGGACGGCCGatcccccgcccctgccccccaGCTCCCGGCCGCCCGCCGTTGCCATCGGGTTCCCGCCCTACTATGCGCACACCGCTGCGCCCCTGGGACAGGCCCGCGCCGTGGGCTACCTGGGGGCCCCGCCACCAGCCGCGGACTTCAAAATGCTAGCCCTGACCGAGGCGCGTGGAAAGGGCCAGTCCGCCAAGCTCTACAACGGCCACCACCACCTGCTGATGACTGAGCAGAACTGGGCCAACCAGGCGGCCGAGCAGCAGCCCCCGGCGCTCAAGGCCTACCCGGCAGCGTCCACGCCCGCAGCCCCCAGCCCCGTCGGCAGCAGCTCCCCGCCACTCGCGcacgaggctgaggcgggcgcgGCGCCCCTGCTGCTGGATGGGAGCGGCAGCAGTCTGGAGGGGAGCGCCCTGGCAGGGACCCccgaggaggaggagcaggccgTGACCACCGCGGCCCAGATGCATCAGCCGCCCTCGCTCCTCGGAGACCCAGGTCGGGCCAGCAAGGCCAGCAGGGCCAGCAGCGGGCGGGCCAGACCGGAGGACTTGGCCATCTAG